The nucleotide sequence ACCGAGCTCCCCCGGCGCGTGGACCAGCCGGCGCAGAGCCCGGCGGTGGCGCACGACCAGGGTGGGCGCCCCCTCGACGACGGTCTCCGAGCCGTCCCAGCAGCGCACCGACAGGGGGAGCGGCGCACCCAGCAGGAGGGTGCCGAGTTCGTCCACCAGCCGGCTCGCTCCGCGGGGCGCCATGCGTCCACCCTGGCAGAGGGACCCCCGCCACCGCGACGCTCTTCGGCAGCCGTACCGGAGGCCACGCGGTGCGGAACGCGCGGACCGGTGGTGCGACCTGGTCTCGAGCGGCTCGACGCGGGATGGGGGTGCAGGGTGGGGGTAGTCGACAGACGTTCCCGACCGGGGTGCCCGGCACTCCGTCCGAGCAGAGGAGATCGCCATGCCCACCCAGCGAGGCAGGGGGGACGGGAGGCGTGCGACCCCGATCCGCCCCGTGACCACGGCGGTGCTGGCGGCGCTCGTGGCGGCGGGCGGCCTGGCCGCATGCGGCCGGAACGACTCCGTGCCGGGGACCGCCGCGGAGGTCGGGGAGCTGAGGGAGGAACTCGGCGCGCTCGAGGACCGCGTCAGCGCGCTGGAGGAGCAGGTCGCCGCACCCGAGCCGACTGCCGGCCCGCCGGACGACGGGGGCGAGCAGCCCGGTGACGGCGGGACGTCCGAGGACGAGGGGACGGCGCAGCCGGTCGAGGATCCCGCCGGGGTCTTCGAGGACCCGGAGCCCCTGGTCGGCCAGGTCGTCACGGTTGCCGCCGCCATCTCGGACCTCATCGCCGTCACCGAGGTGGGAGCAGCCTTCCGGCTCGCGGACGGGGACGGGGACACCGTCGGCGCGGTCATGGTCACCCCACCGGCCGACCTGGAGGTGGGGGACGTCGTGCGGGTGTCGGGCCCCCTGGCCCGGATCCGGGAGAGCAGCTTCGAGGCGGACTTCGGCATCGCTGCCGACGTGCTGGTCGACGACCCCGATGCCTTCTTCGCCGACCTCACGGGGGAGTTCGCCATCGCGGCCCGGGACGTCGAGGTCCTGCAGCAGCCCCCCGGCTGACCCGCGCGGACCGGTGGGGTCTAGGGGACGGTCGCTCCGGCCGCGGGCGTCGGCGTCGAGCGCTCCGCGGGCGTGCGGGCCCCGGGGCGCTCCGGGGCCTGCGCGTGCTCGCGGACCTCCGGTCGCTCCCGGACCTCCGCGACCTCATCGCGCTGCGGGGCCTCCGAGCCGTCCGGATTTTCCGGTACGACCGCCGCCGCAGCGGCAGCCGGGGCCGGGGCAGGGGCAGGGGCCGGGAGCGGGTTCTCGCGGAGGTAGGTCAGGACCCGGTACGAGACCGCCACGAGCGGCACGGCGAGCAGGGCGCCGGCGAGCCCCCAGAGCAGCGAGCCGCCGGTCACCGCCAGGAGGATGACGACCGGGTGCAGCCGGAGGGCCCGGCCGACGATGATCGGATGCAGGATGTTGCCCTCGACCTGCTGCACCACCAGGACGGCGATCAGGACGATGATCGCGTCGGTCGTGCCGTTGGTGACGAGGGTGACGAGGACCGCCACGGCCCCGCTGATGGTGGCGCCGAACAGCGGGACGAACGCGCCGATGAAGGTGAGCAGGGTCAGCGAGGCCCACAACGGCACCCCGAGGACGAGCAGCGCGGCTCCGATGCCGATGGCGTCGATGAGCGCCACGATGATCACGCCGCGCACGTACTGGGACAGCGCCCCCCAGGCCGACCGCCCCGCTCCGTCGATCTGCGGCCGCCGTCTGTCGGGGACGAGACCCAGGAGCCAGGCCCACATCGACGCGCCGTCCTTCAGCAGGAAGAACGTCAGGAAGGCGACCAGGAGGACGGCGGCCAGGCTGTAGAGCGCCATGGTGGCCGCCGCCGTCGGTTCCGGGGCGAGT is from Blastococcus sp. HT6-4 and encodes:
- a CDS encoding AI-2E family transporter produces the protein MKRWTRRRGDDGAEASPGPPQATVTLAAAGGDPTAARPTAPAWAVRTLVTSAALLAVAGIGWLLFWFLLRLPLVTVAVAVALLLTAIIQPITRWLCERGLPRALSALLSVLLLLGALTGIGFLIGFRAADQLRNLTRPLAAGIDRIRVWLIDGPLNLDPRQVTEARNAVVDQLYELAPEPTAAATMALYSLAAVLLVAFLTFFLLKDGASMWAWLLGLVPDRRRPQIDGAGRSAWGALSQYVRGVIIVALIDAIGIGAALLVLGVPLWASLTLLTFIGAFVPLFGATISGAVAVLVTLVTNGTTDAIIVLIAVLVVQQVEGNILHPIIVGRALRLHPVVILLAVTGGSLLWGLAGALLAVPLVAVSYRVLTYLRENPLPAPAPAPAPAAAAAAVVPENPDGSEAPQRDEVAEVRERPEVREHAQAPERPGARTPAERSTPTPAAGATVP